The following coding sequences are from one Streptomyces venezuelae window:
- a CDS encoding PadR family transcriptional regulator, which produces MSRRSGILEFAVLGLLRESPMHGYELRKRLNTSLGVFRAFSYGTLYPCLKTLVANGWLIEESGSAPEDALAAPLAGRRAKIVYRLTAEGKEHFEDLLSQTGPDAYEDEHFAARFAFFGQTSRDVRMRVLEGRRSRLEERLEKMRASLARTRERLDDYTLELQRHGMESVEREVRWLNELIESERAGRDQQRPAPGSSAQQNSTSGESAGLPRRRENDPPPDPSDDPAK; this is translated from the coding sequence ATGAGCAGGCGCTCCGGCATCCTGGAATTCGCCGTCCTCGGTCTGCTCCGCGAATCCCCGATGCACGGCTATGAGCTGCGTAAACGACTCAATACGTCGCTGGGGGTGTTCCGTGCCTTCAGCTACGGGACGCTCTACCCCTGCCTCAAGACGCTGGTCGCCAACGGCTGGTTGATCGAGGAGTCGGGCAGCGCCCCCGAAGACGCCCTCGCAGCTCCGCTCGCGGGGCGTCGCGCCAAGATCGTCTATCGATTGACGGCGGAAGGTAAGGAGCACTTCGAGGATCTGCTCTCGCAGACCGGCCCCGACGCGTACGAGGACGAGCACTTCGCCGCCCGCTTCGCCTTCTTCGGGCAGACCTCGCGAGATGTCCGGATGCGGGTGCTCGAAGGCCGCCGCAGCCGCCTCGAAGAGCGCCTGGAGAAGATGCGCGCCTCCCTGGCCCGTACCCGGGAGCGCCTGGACGACTACACGCTTGAGCTGCAGCGGCACGGCATGGAGTCCGTGGAGCGCGAAGTGCGCTGGCTGAACGAGCTCATCGAGAGCGAGCGAGCGGGACGGGACCAGCAACGGCCCGCCCCCGGCAGCTCCGCTCAGCAGAACAGCACATCTGGGGAGTCGGCGGGCCTGCCCCGGCGGCGGGAGAACGACCCGCCGCCGGATCCGTCCGATGACCCCGCCAAGTGA